Proteins found in one Sporosarcina sp. FSL K6-3457 genomic segment:
- a CDS encoding DUF86 domain-containing protein: MYFVDRNQINKALEHMEHLLGVYEGGSRWADDEVRSLALERIAQVVIESIIDVGNSMIDGFIMRDPGSYEDIIDIMEDERVVTPEMAAPLKQVIDLRKMIVREFTEVDIAEINKVLYDTLEELQEFPNKVRYYLENELGPVSAFLPEDK, translated from the coding sequence GTGTATTTTGTAGACAGAAATCAAATTAATAAAGCACTCGAACATATGGAGCATTTACTTGGGGTATACGAAGGTGGAAGTCGTTGGGCAGATGATGAAGTTCGCTCATTGGCTTTAGAACGAATTGCACAAGTCGTTATTGAATCAATCATTGATGTAGGTAACTCAATGATTGACGGCTTCATCATGCGTGATCCGGGAAGCTATGAGGACATTATTGACATTATGGAAGATGAGCGTGTCGTAACACCTGAAATGGCTGCGCCGCTCAAGCAAGTAATTGACCTAAGAAAAATGATTGTTCGCGAATTTACCGAAGTGGACATCGCTGAAATTAACAAAGTATTGTATGACACTTTAGAGGAACTTCAAGAATTTCCAAACAAAGTCCGTTACTATCTTGAAAATGAGCTAGGTCCAGTATCGGCATTTTTACCAGAGGACAAATGA
- a CDS encoding TIGR01457 family HAD-type hydrolase, with product MEHYKAICLDLDGTVYRGREPIPEAVSFIASTQARGINPYFITNNSSMTRLQLQKKLASFGIQTDIAHIMTSAIAVAKYCKNHYSGASVMLIGEKGLEEALMSEGIELTMDNPDVVIMGIDREITYAKLAAACLAIRAGAHFIATNSDKAFPTEKGLVPGNGSFVKLMESATGQAPIFVGKPESHMLGFIQQENGYRKEEMIMVGDNYDTDIQAGIRFGIDTLHVAGGVTSIEDVLLKEQQPTYCLQTLLEWDI from the coding sequence ATGGAACACTATAAAGCGATTTGTCTTGACTTAGATGGGACTGTTTATCGAGGACGTGAACCGATTCCGGAGGCGGTGTCTTTCATCGCGAGTACTCAAGCACGGGGCATCAATCCTTACTTTATAACAAATAATTCTTCGATGACACGCCTACAGCTCCAAAAAAAGCTCGCTTCATTTGGCATTCAAACAGATATTGCTCATATTATGACGTCTGCTATTGCAGTTGCAAAATATTGTAAGAATCATTATAGTGGAGCATCTGTTATGCTCATTGGCGAAAAAGGGCTGGAGGAAGCATTGATGTCAGAGGGGATTGAGCTGACGATGGATAATCCGGATGTGGTCATTATGGGAATTGATCGTGAGATAACGTATGCGAAGTTGGCAGCGGCTTGCCTTGCGATACGTGCAGGTGCCCACTTTATAGCGACAAATAGTGATAAAGCATTTCCAACTGAGAAGGGACTTGTACCGGGGAATGGCTCCTTTGTGAAATTGATGGAAAGCGCCACTGGACAAGCACCGATATTTGTTGGGAAGCCAGAATCGCATATGTTAGGTTTCATTCAGCAGGAAAACGGTTATCGTAAAGAAGAGATGATTATGGTTGGGGATAATTATGACACTGATATCCAAGCTGGAATTCGTTTTGGTATCGATACGCTTCATGTAGCAGGTGGGGTAACATCGATAGAGGACGTTCTGTTGAAAGAACAGCAACCGACGTATTGCTTGCAAACATTATTGGAATGGGACATTTAA
- a CDS encoding YuzB family protein, with translation MNPIVEFCISNIANGSQETFEALEKDPNLDVLEYGCLSYCTKCMETLYAVVNGEVVEADTPEELTERIYQFIEDNPLF, from the coding sequence ATGAATCCGATTGTCGAGTTTTGTATAAGTAATATTGCAAATGGTTCACAAGAAACTTTCGAAGCATTGGAAAAAGATCCAAATCTAGACGTTCTTGAATACGGCTGTCTAAGCTATTGTACAAAATGTATGGAAACACTTTACGCAGTTGTTAATGGTGAAGTTGTCGAAGCCGACACGCCCGAGGAACTGACTGAACGTATCTATCAATTCATCGAAGACAATCCGCTCTTTTGA
- a CDS encoding NAD(P)/FAD-dependent oxidoreductase, producing MRKLVLLGAGYGNMRIMLRLLTKDLPDDIEITLVDRTPFHSLKTEFYGLAAGTVSDSEVRVALPIHDRLKVVGGEIIEIRPDEKCVYLDDGVQIKYDELVIGLGCEDNYHDVPGAAEYTYSIQTIGKSRIAHEKILGFGAGATIGIVGAGLSGIELASELRESRPDLNIKLFDRSPRILRDFPERLSNYVKGWFDDHNVDVVSNSNITKVEPNALYNHEETIPVDAVVWTAGIRPVAAVKNIDTEKDSSGRVILNMHHQLPAFNDVYIVGDCASLPYAPSAQVAEEQAEQIVKILRLVWSGETLPEKMPEIKLKGFLGSLGKKQGFAYLADRTVTGRIARLLKSGVLWMYKWHNG from the coding sequence ATGAGAAAACTTGTACTACTTGGTGCTGGATACGGCAATATGCGTATTATGTTGCGTTTATTGACGAAGGATCTTCCAGATGATATTGAAATTACACTTGTCGATCGGACCCCTTTCCATAGTTTGAAAACGGAATTTTATGGACTTGCAGCTGGAACAGTGTCGGATTCTGAGGTCCGCGTTGCATTGCCAATCCACGATAGATTGAAAGTGGTTGGTGGTGAAATTATTGAAATTAGACCCGATGAAAAATGTGTCTATCTCGATGATGGCGTACAGATTAAGTATGACGAGCTTGTGATTGGTCTAGGCTGTGAAGACAATTATCATGACGTACCAGGAGCTGCTGAATACACATATAGCATCCAAACAATCGGTAAGTCAAGAATTGCCCATGAGAAAATTCTTGGTTTCGGAGCTGGTGCAACGATTGGTATTGTTGGTGCAGGGTTAAGTGGTATCGAACTAGCGAGCGAATTACGTGAAAGTAGACCCGATTTGAATATTAAATTATTCGACCGCAGTCCACGAATTTTACGCGATTTTCCCGAGAGGCTGAGTAATTATGTCAAAGGCTGGTTTGACGATCATAATGTAGACGTCGTGTCGAATTCTAACATTACAAAAGTTGAGCCAAATGCACTGTATAATCATGAAGAAACGATTCCAGTTGATGCAGTTGTTTGGACAGCAGGAATTCGTCCTGTTGCTGCGGTCAAAAATATCGATACTGAAAAAGATAGTTCAGGTCGTGTTATCTTGAATATGCACCATCAGTTGCCTGCATTTAATGATGTTTATATCGTAGGGGACTGTGCCTCATTGCCATACGCACCAAGCGCTCAGGTAGCTGAGGAGCAGGCTGAACAGATTGTGAAAATCTTGCGTTTAGTATGGAGCGGAGAGACGCTGCCGGAAAAGATGCCCGAAATCAAGCTAAAAGGCTTCCTTGGCTCTTTAGGGAAGAAGCAAGGCTTTGCCTATCTAGCAGACCGTACCGTCACAGGACGCATTGCAAGGCTATTGAAGTCGGGTGTGTTGTGGATGTATAAGTGGCATAATGGTTGA